The following proteins are encoded in a genomic region of Arthrobacter jiangjiafuii:
- the rpmH gene encoding 50S ribosomal protein L34 codes for MSKRTFQPNNRRRAKKHGFRLRMRTRAGRGILSARRAKGRTELSA; via the coding sequence GTGAGCAAGCGGACTTTTCAGCCGAATAACCGCCGTCGTGCCAAGAAGCACGGCTTCCGCCTTCGCATGCGTACCCGTGCCGGCCGTGGAATCCTTTCCGCACGCCGCGCCAAGGGCCGCACCGAACTGTCGGCGTAA